The region GTTTATCCCCGCATGGCAACAAAGAGGAGCTCAGACGAGAGACCACCATGCAGACCTTTACTTTCATTGAGCTGGATGGCATCAACCTGCGACTGGGAGACAGGGTATTTACTTGATAGAGTCATTATTTAgtgcttttaaatttttgagaGTTAGACTTGATCTGTACTactgatgaaatggacaaaGTATATTGGACCAATGTAAGTATACAGTACGAATACAATATACATGTATGTGTTGTACTGAACTAGTTTAGTGTTTATTTCGgttttcaaaatgaatacagtatataaaaaaataacaacaataataataataaataagatcTCATTCCTCTAAAAAAGTAACTCCTGAGGACAACGTAATTTTTGTTCAATTCcgttttgtgttgtttacttTAATATGTTCAGTTTGgtctttcattctctttcattctctatGCAGATCTATTGCagttgctccagtttcttctTGGATGCCCCAGATATACAGGGTCTTGCAGTGGAGAGTGAAGAATTCTTTGCCGGGATTCGAGTATGGTCTTAGATATTCCGCTTTATGATGttactcactcacttattcacataCCCCTTGCTTAAGGTTACTAGTGTGAGTTAACTTTGCGTCTCAACATGTAATATATTAACTGGTTTATTCTGGTTGGGCTTTAGATGATGCCTGAGCTTACCTCTATCTCAGAGGATGAAAAGAACTTTAAGCTGGAGATAGAGAGCACTGTTCCTGTGCCCTGCATTTCAGAGACATGCAGCCTTCTGTTAAAAATCAGTACCAGCAGCCAAGGTACCTATACACACTTATATTCACttccaccgccaccctgaactggataagctcttacagacaatgagtgaatgatgaatatattatattatttgatCATTTTAGAAATGTGTTCTTCCATCTCCTGACCAAACAAAAAATCGCAAATAAACGTTAAATATGtctgtattaaaaacattattttatgtaaataaatactatGTTCTGCTCAGATGAGGAGGCTCTGGGTGCTGACCTGATTCTGTCCTCCTGTGAGGTGCAGTTATCTCAGGCGTTATGCAGTAAAGGAGTGTGTAGTCACACAGTGCTTTACTACACTCCGGTTACTGACATCAtcagagatggagacagaaTCACCAAAATCTCCATTGAACCTATAGTCAGCAGCAACTTTCTCTGGAATGGATATGCACCTCAAAGTGTGCaggtaaataaaaatataaatgtatacaacTGTATTTTTTCTGCTAGCGTTGATggcaaatacaaaaacaacaaatgtcTGTTGTTCTGTACTtcatctttattattattccacCTTATCTTTCTCACTTTATGTATTATTCTCCATATTCCCATTCATTTGTATGCACTTATTATTTAAACtgctttaattaattcattttgcaaGATACACCCACCAAATTTCACATGGCCAAATTTGAGACTCAGTTTTCAGTTCACTCAGGTTTCCTTCATTAATTTTAATGGAAAACTGCTAGTGCATGGAATGTCTTTATTATCCTAGCGCTCAGTGGACACCCTCTGAATTCCCCTTTTCAGCacattttcttctaaaatgcTTATATTTTAAGCGAGaaacttaaattttaaatggtagaaatATTCTCAGTTTCTTTAACACCGGTTACAGTTACAGTAACGTCTGGAAATGACCATTTTCAGCTTTTAAACAGGATCCATCGTACTGTGCTTCTtccaagtaaaaaaataaactaattaaATTCTGTTTTCGTAAATCATTTCTACAAATATCATATGGTTTCCCATTAAAAATCACTGGCTGAATATTCAGCACCTTTAGATTTAATGGACACAAATAAAGTGGTACATCTGTGACACAGTAACTCACAGCACACACAGATTCAAACTCATAGAGACACAGCAACTCTGAAGCTCTTGCAGCTTCTACAGGAATTGCACGCTCTAGtttaaatgatcatttttatttttcagataaCTGTAAAAGATATACCACCTGCTTACTGTTATGTGTTTACTGATCCGCACATCATCACCTTTGATGGCAGGTAGAGAAAGACTATCTAGATTCATAATTACAATCTTTTTCTATTGTACATCTTGGTGATTATGACAAAGACATGTTTTCAGGAGCACTGACAAATTCCACAAttgtctttctgtctttgttATAAGGAGTTACGATAATTTCCAGATCGGCACGTTTGTGCTATACAGGAGCACAGCTCGGCTGTTCGAGGTGCATGTGCGTCAGTGGGAGTGCGCTAGCCTGACAGCTCACTCCACGTCCTGTATCTGTGGCTTTGCAGCCAGAGACAAAGGCAGCGTCATCACCTTTGACATGTGTAATGGATTGGCTGGAGAGACAAAGCCACAGCTGTCATGGAAGAGTGGAATATCTGTAAAGAGTGGAATTCGCATCAGTGAGTCCTATCAGGGCCGCAAAATTACTGTGAGTCCACGTTACccgaaatatattatttatgctcCTTGATAAAGAATGTAATGTCTCTTCACACAGAATCTGTTAATATTaactcattaactcacacatctggtgggtaaataaatatttcatggctttctgaatgtttttgatTATAAATTATAAGCTAATAATACCATTGTAATCCAGGTGATAAATGAAGATAATTTTAGTCAGTGTTAAGGCATAAGGAAATGTCCATTTTGTCCTATTTCTTTGTGATTTGAAGTTCACATTATACCTATGACAACTGACAATCTTTATACACAACTCTGCATACTTCTAGAGCTCAGTTAATACTTTTTCTTGGTTCTAGCTTTTATTCCCTTCAGGTGCTTTTGTACGGGCAGATGTAGCTGATTGGGGCATGAGTCTGACAGTAAGGGCCCCTGGATCTGATAGGGACCACACTGAGGGCTTGTGTGGGTCCTTTGATGGACAGTTGCTCAATGACTTCCACAAAGCGGGAGGGGAGATTTTGGCAGATAGTGCTTCGTTTATTAACAGTTGGAGGTATGACCCTTTTGTTTATGCCTCTTTGGTGTTAGATTAGTGCATTGTGTAAGCCGAAGCATCATCAATACACAGGATATCTTAAAGTGACTGAATGTGATGTTTGGTGAGGgttctttattttcattaattcattcattatctgtaaccgcttatccagttccgggtcgcggtgggtccagagcctacctggaatcattgggcacaaggcgggaatacaccctggagggggcgccagtccttcacagggcaacacacacacacacacacacacacacacattcactcacacactcacccctacggacacttttgagtcaccaatccacctaccaacatgtgtttttggactgtgggaggaaaccggagcacctggaggaaacccacgcggatacggggagagcacaccaactcctcacagacagtcacctggagcgggaatcgaacccacaacctccaggcccctggagctgtgtgactgcgacactacctccgTGCCGCCCTgggttctttatttattttaatttatttatttttgtctttcactAGGCTAGCACCAAGCACCAGCTTTTTCGACAAAGTCATACTCGATGAGAGCACCCCAGCCATCGTTCACTATTGCCAATGTAATCAGGAGACCAGCCAATCAGGCGTTAGAGCACGCCCTCATTTTAGCTCTTTCCCCTGCTTTCTTTTTGCCCGCCACAATTCACCTTCCATCATCCCTGCTCTGGATGTCACAGCAGAGTACTTAAGATCCAGGGAACCTTCCACAAAGCCTGACATACATCTGGAAAGTGcccaaacacagagaaagaggacaGGCTTGCAGAGGATCTTCAGAGGCCATGGGGGGCACCAGAATCCTGCTCATCAGAGTTTAAGTCAGTCATACCTGGAAGGTGTTGCATATTTCTTTCCTGAGGACCATGCAGTATCTAATCAGCCTGATTTATCCACACTAAGTTGGCCAACAGAGTCTGGTCTGACAGAGCCGGTTGCCCGACAGCTTTGTGAAGGGTCTCTGCGGAACTCCACTGTTGGACTAAGTTGTGGAGTCCTCTTGTCTGAGGTGATGGAGCAGGCACTGGAGATGTGTGTGCTGGACCAGCTGCTGAAGGATGACCAAGCCTGGTTAGGAAACATTATACCCCTACTGGAGAATGAGTGTGAGAGGAGAGTAGTGGAAGAGATGGGGCGAAGGGAGGAGCTGGACAGCATAATTAACTTCCTCAGATGCCCCAACCTTTGCAGCGGCAATGGTCAGTGCACAGAGCGTGGCTGCATGTGCTTCCCTGGGTTTGGCTCTTATGACTGCAGCCAAGTCTCTGGTGAGTGTTGAGGCAGGCAAATGTGCTCTAAAATGCGTAACCTCTCTTAGGCCCATTGTGGGTTGTATATTGAATGTATAGCAATGTAATCTGTATCTACAAGTTACTCTGCATACACACTGGCAGTGAAACCACATTTTAAACTGTTATCATCAcaggataaaaaaaacaaaacttttatCTGCTGTATGGACACTCTGCTGTATTCTTTCAGATGAAACCCCAGAGATCACAGAGCTGAAGGGTGGAGGTCTCTGTGATGTTAGACATAGCTCCTGCTCTACTGTCCGAGTTCTGGGACACGGTTTCAGAAATGCCATTGAGCTGAAATGTGAAGTTATGAAGGAGAAGGTTGTCTTCCTGTTTTACAACGTTTATAAAATCGCAGTTTTGTTAaatgcatttaatttaatatgtaattaaatcAATCTAAATATGTAATGCTCAGTAACAACCAGAAATGTTCTACTTTGAAACATATATATTACAAAGTGGGTCAGAAACTGAAGGATCAAGATATAAATCCCAATGGCAAAACGTTTGTGGTCTTGGTGTGTTAGATAATAGATGGTGAGTCGTCACTGGGTGATTCTCTGATGGTTCCTGCATCGTTTGTGAGCTCTAAAGCTTTAGAGTGTCATCTCCCTTTAGAAGACATGCAGTCTGCTGATACCTCCTACCCACCAGTCACTCGCTGGCAAATCAAGGTAAGACCGTTCACCTAGAATAATGTCACAAAACATCTTTGAAACCGTGTAAGCATTTTCCAGTTGTGTGAAATGCAATAGATTATGTTCAAACCTAACAGGCCTAGCTCTATTCCTTTATAAATCAGCTGCTAGCAGACACtcagtgtttatgtttttatttattgcagGTTTCTAATGATGGCTACAGTTTCAGCAATGCCAAGATTCTTACACTGTTTGATGGAACTTGTCAACAGTGCACCCTCAGCAGCTGGGTTTACTGCACTTTGAAGGTGTGTGCAGTGAATTGTCTTTGGATGTTCTGTAGAAAGTTACTCATTAGCTTAAAAAGTACCTTAAATTGGCCACTTTCTAAAAAACGTGAGTTGCCATACAGTCCTGTGGGCCTATTAGGCTTAGTaagcttttaaaatgaaaatgttttctcAGAACATATCCTGAGTAGTTAAGTTTGCTGACATTTGTGGGGCATTAACTGGAAACAATTTAGCAGTTTGTGCTGTTTCTAAATGAACTCACAGCTTTACATTCACCAAACAAACCTGCCATTTTTCTTGGGTAATTGTAGAAGAGATTTCTAATCATTGTTTTCTTCAGTGGGCTTCATTATCTTTGCTGGCAGGAATATTTGGTGTTTAACTGGTGACAAATTTATTGATCATTTAGTTTGTTTCATAACTGTTTAATTTggttaattaaaacattatgtAGGTGATAGAACCTTTACTGCTTTCTATAAGACCTCTGatgtttatatcattttatttagaTCAGAAGTGAATAACAGACAAGGACCAAGACtcattttaatgcattaattcattcatccgttatctgtaacacttatctagttcagggtcgcggtgggtccagagcctacctggaatcattgggcgcaaggcaggaatacaccctggagggggcgccagtccttcacaggacaacaaacacactcacacattcactcacacactaacacttacggacacttttgagtcgccaatccacctaccaacgtgtgtttttggagcgtgggaggaaaccggagcactcggaggaaacccactcagacacagggagaacacaccacactgctcacagaccgtcacccggaggaaacccacgcggacacagaaagaacacaccacactcctcacagacagtcacccggaggaaatccacgcagacacagggagaacacaccacacacctcacagacagtcacccggaggaaacccacacggacacagggagaacacaccacactcctcacagacagtcacccggaggaaacccacacggacacagggagaacacaccacactcctcacagacagtcacccacaggtccctggagctgtgtgactgcaacactacctcaTTTTAATGCAGTAcatttgtttttcagctggatgATTTTTACCTGTGCTATAGTTTATTGAAAAGGGGCTTTACATTTTAGTCATTACTTACTTGTCATAAGTAACAGTAGGATTGTGTTCATAGAATAGAACAGAAGAatagaaatgtacaaaaaataCAACCACAAACACTTAAAAAAGCAATGATGTCATTTCAAGTTGATTTCAAAGTGGGCAAATACCACCTCTATGACAAATGAATTCTATTGTAATAAGCATTttctaataaatgtatttatgaagGTTTAATATGGTGTTAAAGacataaaataatgtataactATTTCCTGTGCACTGTTTATCCAAGGTGCATTTTTAAGTGAAATTCTGCAAGAATGTGTTAAATCTTAAAGATGGTTGTGCTTGGGTTCTGTGTCTCTCCCACATCCTCCCACAGAACAGAAGCTGTAAAATTGATGGCCAGTGTTATGGAGAGGGCGAACGAAGTCCCAGCAGCCCCTGCCTCACCTGTCGACCTGATCTGGCCAAATATACCTGGTCCATCAGTGAGAGTAAGTTACTGGATACAGTCATAGAAACTTAAACCTCTTCAGCACAAGCCAGATTTCTGTGTTAATGCTGTTGCTGTTCAGACTCAGGGGCTACTTATCCCCAGCGGTGTGATCTAAAGAAGATAATTTTGATGCACTTTCAGTAATGGCATATTCAGCAACACAGTTTTCATGTCCTCAAACAGGAGTGCCATTTTCCCCCTTGGCAATCTGGAAAAGCAGTCATGTAAATGTTTATGGCTATTTGCAATGGGTAGTAATTAAGTGAGCTTTGCACACATGGCTCTTGGCCCTGGGCTGGGTTTAGTGGTGTAAACAAGACCTAAGTATACAGCTTCAGTTTGTCTCAATATGTTCCAGAAAATGAGCCTCCTGTGTTCCACTCGGAGCAAACCCACCTGCAGACTTTTTATGGGGAAACCTTTGTGTACCAGTTTGTCTCCACCGACCCTGAAGGCTCTGCAGTTATGTTCACGCTGGTGTCTGGACCCAGGGACGCTGTTCTCTCTCCCGCTGGTTTACTCATATGGAAAGCCCAGTCTTTCTCCAATGTCACCTTTGAACTGGTTGTCAAAGATGACTGTAATGCAGAGACTCAGGCCGTTGTAGTGGTAAGTAAGGGACACTTGGTTTTGCTAAACCATTTAGCCATCCATTTAAGGTTTGTGATGCTAATTTGGAAGACATCTTCTAATTGAATACTTCTCTCATACGTGGTGTGAAATAGAATTGATCATTttttacaaaccccatttctgctttttaaaaacctaaaaaaaacgcCATTTGTTTATCcacttaaaatgacaaaaagactTTTTAGTGTTTTAAGAAAAGCTGGGACAGACATGTTTGCAACCAAGTCACATCATATTTTCTGCTAATTGCCCTTTTGAATTATTTGGGAACTAAGTATTGCATTTTTGAAAGTGCAATTACATCAGTCTCACATCTCTCTCGCAGTATTTTTTTTCGCCTCTGTCTCAGCTATTTCAAATGTGTTTCCAGTCTTCTATagttttatatgtttaaaaattgcACAGTGGCATAACAGGTAACATTGCTGTTGCACAACTTAAGAGTCTTGGTGTCGTGGGTTCGAGGCCTGCTCCCTCTGTAAggggtttgatgtgttctccccatgtctgtatgggtttcctccaggtgctctggtttgcacccacagtccaaatacacatgttggtaggtggactggccatGCAACAGTgtccataaatgtgagtgtgtgctgccccttccagggtgtgttcctgccctgcgcctATTGATTCCGGGTGGGCCCCGGACccactggataagcggttacagataatttatGAATAATCTTGGCCTGTAAATCAAAGCACCTGGAATGTTTTCTCTTCTGGGAAATTATTCAGATCAAACTTCAAGTTTAAGTGATTTAACAAAGTTacaattttttatgttttagaaAGTATCCCAacctttctggaaatggggtttgcaTTTCTATCTAACATTAAAACAGCtagccttgttttttttctctgctgcatcTACTTTTCAAATGTATGTTCAAATAAGAAGTATGTTTATACCAATCATAACCACGAGGGGATGCTATTTGGCTTCACAAAAGTGTATGTGCATTGTATTTGTTCACCTCATCTTTCTGTGTTAATTCTTGCACATCTAGTTTTGAAAGAATGTCCTTATCCATGTTGTTAactgaatatattaatatattttctattaatTAGTTTTCTCATGTATTAATTGAAGTTCTGTCTTTACTTTACAATcaaattgttttatatttttatatgttaaaagatTTTTGCTTCATTTTCCAATAGTTTGGGACTGTATAAAGGGATGGGTCTTTACTGACCATTGTTTATCTGAGAGATTTCTCCACATTTGTGACAGGTTTCCGTTCGCCAGTGCGAGTGCCATCATGGAGCCCCCTGTGTAACCAACATTAACTTCCCTCCTGGCAGTGGagagtatctgtgtgtgtgtccagctgGTCTACTGGGAGAGAGATGCGAGACTGATGTAAATGACTGCAGATCTAACCCGTGTCTgaggggtgaatgtgtggatggGCTGAACTCATTCACATGTAACTGTCCTGAGGGCTTCACTGGTAAATCCAATTTCTCTGtaaagtgtttattattattattattattattattattattattattattattattaaattatgttATTTACAGTCAAATTAAGGAGATATTTCTGTGCTGATCAGATAAAAGGTAACCCACCTACATAAGgaagtggaaaatcaaagaaaaacaaatttacGGGTTTCTTGGTTGAGTTCTTTTGATGCTGTTTGTTGTGCAGGTGTAATTTGTGAGGAGGACATTGACGAGTGTGTGTTAGGTCCGTGTTTCCCTGGAGTAGCCTGTGAAAATACACTTGGGTATTTTAAGTGTGGACCGTGCCCTCTCCACCTCACTGGGGATGGGAGAAGCTGCATTCGTGAGTTCATCCAGTTTCCATTTCTCTTTCCTTCAAGAGAAATTTGTAGTTTGAGCTCAGTACTGCTTTAGTTTTAATCCTTAGACGTCTAAGGGTCAGTTTCTTGGACAAGAAAATggaatcttatttttttttttttattatatatatatatatatatatatatttattatatttttatttttctaaacttTGTATTATGTAGTTATATAcctttaatataacatttacttATTCAGCTACACAGTGGATTGCATTCAGGTGCATTTGACGTTTTTGCTTTTGCTTTGTTGCCAAAAAATGGCAATGACAGATGTGGATAAAGAAGACTTGGGAGTTGGCAGAAGGGTCAATCCCGAATCCCCAAAAGTCAGCCCTAAGCGAGGTACGACAATCACGATCAGTGGGTAGACTGAGAAAACATCAGTATGTTCTTAGGAAAGCATTTGACCATTTCTTTCCTCGGCTTGCCTTGTGTGTTCAatgtttctttcttcttcttcctgaCCTGTAGCACAGAGCCCATGCTTCAGTCGACCCTGTCATCCAGGAGTCCAGTGCTTTGAAAGTGTGTACACATCTGCTGGCTATATCTGTGGTCCTTGTCCCCCAGGACTCTATGGCAATGGTCAAACCTGTACCTCACGTTCAACAAATAGTGAGTGGAGATTTTTAATGCTGGAGTCATTCATAATGGTGTGTGGCAATGCTGTAAACGCAGTTTGACCTAAGGCTGTATTTTAAAAGTATCATTAGTCGTTATTTTAGTTCCTCAAGCATGGCCTTCTGACCTTCAGTTTCTTGCAGGACAAACACAAGTCACTAGAGAAGGGGGCACATCTGATGccatttcctcctcctcttcctccacttCTTGGAAAGCCTCTGTTGGAGATGAAAGGACCACTTCCAGCAAGAGGAGGCCATCACTCACTGATAGAAAAACCTCTTTCAACAGCACAGACCAGAGTATCAGTCATGCCAAGGCTTCTAGGACTGGAGTGGAGCTTCAGGAGAAGGAGTCTGTGGCTGTGCTTGTTGAGGGTGGCCAGACTTGTGGAGAGTCCCTCTGCTTCGCCGGTGTGGCATGTGCTCCAACTCCCACTGGTCTGTTCAAGTGTGGCCCCTGTCCCAAAGGTTACAAGGGTGATGGGATCACCTGTAAAGGTTAGAACTAACTCCACTAACAGGGATGCTTTTTTGTGGGCTTATGGCTGCATCTACCAATGGTTATTACAAACTAAAATATGTATTTCTATATAGTGACACTTGTAGTAAAAGTCATAGGCATATATGTGTCATCAAACATCACTTAACATTAATATCAGTAACATTTAAATATCTTACTATTACTATGCGAATGTAAGGGGTCAGGTGGCACCACGGCCACCAGTAGGGGGCCTAGGCAAGTCAATTTTAGAGCAGGAACCATCAGCTATCAAAAGTCCTAGTCCCATACTCCTCAGCACCTATCAGCAAGGGCGGAGTACACCTGTTGGGTTGGGTCTTTGTTTAAGGGGTGACTGGTATGGAAatcaaaaggaaaaaagagaaaacatgaatcattgggtgcaaggcaggaacacaccctggagggggcgccagtccttcacagggcaacacagacacacacacattcactcacacctacggacacttttaagtcgccaatccacctaccaacgtgtgtttttggacggtgggaggaaaccggagcactcggaggaaacccatgcagacacagggagaacacgccacactcctcacagacagtcacccggaggaaacccacgcagacacagggagaacacaccacactcctcacagacagtcacccggagcgggaatcgaacccacaacctccaggtcccttgagctgtgtgactgcgacactacctgctgcgccaccgtgccacccaattGATAACATAAAAGagagataaaaaagaaaatacagtgCTAAACAAATGCTTAGAAAGGAGAgtttaaaaaagagagaagatgGGCTCACACATAACAAGTTTTCTCCTTTGTTTGGCCTGTCCCGCCTTTTTTGTGCATAATATGTGTCTTTCGATTTGTTTACAGCAACATGTCGCTATCCATGTGGTCAGAACATGGAGTGCTCTCTGCCTAATACCTGCACCTGCAAAGAAGGATACACTGGCTACAACTGCCACATTGGTGAGTCCCCTGTCTACTGGCTCACCTTTGCCATGaaacattatataaaatgtacCAAAATCCACTCTCACAAACGGATCAAACTGATCTTGATCCCCACCTGGCAGCTGTGTGTCGTCCTGACTGCAAGAACAGAGGGAAATGTATAAAGCCCAACGTGTGTGAGTGCCCTGCGGGATACAGTGGCCCAATTTGTGAGGAGGGTAAGCAGTAATTCATCAGTTTATGTTCGTAAATCAGTTTTTAGTATTGAGTTAATAAAGGGAAACTTAATATAGAAGTGGGCAAGATGTAAACTACGTCATTTAGCGTGGTCTGATTTGCAGCAATTAAGAAGTTATGTATGTGGGTGAAATTGTCGGTTGTTTCTATTTCGTTGTCCAGCGAACTGTAATCCACCATGTGAAAATGGAGGTAGCTGTCTGTCCAGAAACCTGTGCACTTGCCCGTATGGATATGTGGGTCCAGGGTGTGAAATAAGTGAGTTTTATTTATCTGTTATAAAAGTAGGCTTATCTTTTATAAACAAGATTTTGTCATGAGATATTCTATGCATTTACATTCTGgatctctttccctctctctctgtgtgtgtatgtgtgtgtgtgtgtgtgtgtgtgtgtgtgtgtgtgtgtgtgtctgtagtgGTGTGTAACAGACACTGTGAGAACGGCGGAGAGTGTGTATCTCCtgatgtgtgtaagtgtaagtCCGGCTGGTATGGACCAACATGCAACTCAGGTACCTcgtctctcctctttctcagaTGTTGTTTTGGATGTCATTAACAGACAAACACCCTGTGTCTCTGCAGTGTCACTGATCGTGATCGTTTGCTTCCTGTTTTTCTTTCAGCCGACTGTAAGCCTGTATGCCTGAATGGAGGCACTTGCATTAAGCCTAACATCTGTGCATGTCCCAGCGGGTTTTATGGATCACAGTGTCAGATAGGTACAGTCAGAGTACATATTTGTAGCTCACACACAATATGGAGAATTTCACATAGACAGTCGATCTATCAACCTTTGTTTTGGATTGTCTGAGAACAGAAAGACTTATACACAGGAGCTTGAATTCAAAGATGAAATGGTTTAACCTTCTGATGGAGGCTGTATTTGGTCCATCAGTCTCTTCCTTCTGCAAGTAGTTTAGCTTAAAAAATGGCCATTTTGATTTGAAATTAAGTGAATCATGTGTGGTGTCttgcttttgtatttctttaaGTGATAAAACAGAAGCTTTATGCTGTGTTTCTTTGTTATAGCTGTGTGCAGCCCTCCCTGCAAAAATCGTGGACAGTGCATGAGAAACAACATATGCTCTTGTCCAGAGGGATACACTGGCAAGAGGTGTCAAAAGAGTGAGTTTGGAATTTACTCAGTAGCTTTATACTCATGAATATTCAATGTCAGTTTGAATTTTGCCTGTACTTCTGCAGTTATGAGGAAATGCGATGTGTCTGTGCAAATAACACACAGGATTCTTGTTCATGTAAAAGATGTATTGTTGTTTTAGGCGTGTGTGATCCCATGTGTTTGAACAAAGGAAAGTGTGTGGGTCCAAACATGTGTTCCTGTGCCTCTGGTTGGCGTGGGAGCATCTGTAGCATACGTAAGTGTTCTTTTTACCAACAAAAGCTAATGGGAGAAAAGTGAGAAAGATACCACGGGCTTAATATAGAGAAACTGAATATGTTAATGGCAGATTCACTTATTGTGTAGtaccatttaaacatttaaaactgtgctcag is a window of Hoplias malabaricus isolate fHopMal1 chromosome 1, fHopMal1.hap1, whole genome shotgun sequence DNA encoding:
- the vwde gene encoding von Willebrand factor D and EGF domain-containing protein codes for the protein MRTAVDVKMWLPYICLTATLYSAHYSQGVEPPECSPGGHTVLKDPYRSTSFTSQQLPQSALQEKLICDHSLAPGWYQFQIFEKPARMPTKCVEVNRCGTQAPVWLSLAEGETLPQSLEVKQLTACATWQAFNGPSKDCCLFRLPVSVRNCGEFFVYLLQPTQGCMAYCAEEISESTQPSCEPTRLNIDGTCKDKRPPSPSVPEIRAEMSGSSVYLKCMFNGLSGNSSLGFVVTWWRLSPHGNKEELRRETTMQTFTFIELDGINLRLGDRIYCSCSSFFLDAPDIQGLAVESEEFFAGIRMMPELTSISEDEKNFKLEIESTVPVPCISETCSLLLKISTSSQDEEALGADLILSSCEVQLSQALCSKGVCSHTVLYYTPVTDIIRDGDRITKISIEPIVSSNFLWNGYAPQSVQITVKDIPPAYCYVFTDPHIITFDGRSYDNFQIGTFVLYRSTARLFEVHVRQWECASLTAHSTSCICGFAARDKGSVITFDMCNGLAGETKPQLSWKSGISVKSGIRISESYQGRKITLLFPSGAFVRADVADWGMSLTVRAPGSDRDHTEGLCGSFDGQLLNDFHKAGGEILADSASFINSWRLAPSTSFFDKVILDESTPAIVHYCQCNQETSQSGVRARPHFSSFPCFLFARHNSPSIIPALDVTAEYLRSREPSTKPDIHLESAQTQRKRTGLQRIFRGHGGHQNPAHQSLSQSYLEGVAYFFPEDHAVSNQPDLSTLSWPTESGLTEPVARQLCEGSLRNSTVGLSCGVLLSEVMEQALEMCVLDQLLKDDQAWLGNIIPLLENECERRVVEEMGRREELDSIINFLRCPNLCSGNGQCTERGCMCFPGFGSYDCSQVSDETPEITELKGGGLCDVRHSSCSTVRVLGHGFRNAIELKCEVMKEKIIDGESSLGDSLMVPASFVSSKALECHLPLEDMQSADTSYPPVTRWQIKVSNDGYSFSNAKILTLFDGTCQQCTLSSWVYCTLKNRSCKIDGQCYGEGERSPSSPCLTCRPDLAKYTWSISEKNEPPVFHSEQTHLQTFYGETFVYQFVSTDPEGSAVMFTLVSGPRDAVLSPAGLLIWKAQSFSNVTFELVVKDDCNAETQAVVVVSVRQCECHHGAPCVTNINFPPGSGEYLCVCPAGLLGERCETDVNDCRSNPCLRGECVDGLNSFTCNCPEGFTGVICEEDIDECVLGPCFPGVACENTLGYFKCGPCPLHLTGDGRSCIHVDKEDLGVGRRVNPESPKVSPKRAQSPCFSRPCHPGVQCFESVYTSAGYICGPCPPGLYGNGQTCTSRSTNRQTQVTREGGTSDAISSSSSSTSWKASVGDERTTSSKRRPSLTDRKTSFNSTDQSISHAKASRTGVELQEKESVAVLVEGGQTCGESLCFAGVACAPTPTGLFKCGPCPKGYKGDGITCKATCRYPCGQNMECSLPNTCTCKEGYTGYNCHIAVCRPDCKNRGKCIKPNVCECPAGYSGPICEEANCNPPCENGGSCLSRNLCTCPYGYVGPGCEIMVCNRHCENGGECVSPDVCKCKSGWYGPTCNSADCKPVCLNGGTCIKPNICACPSGFYGSQCQIAVCSPPCKNRGQCMRNNICSCPEGYTGKRCQKSVCDPMCLNKGKCVGPNMCSCASGWRGSICSIPVCLQKCKNGGECVGPNTCHCPVGWEGLQCQNPICQNKCLNGGRCVLPNYCHCRPGYSGHTCATRVR